In the Thermodesulfovibrio yellowstonii DSM 11347 genome, one interval contains:
- the gatA gene encoding Asp-tRNA(Asn)/Glu-tRNA(Gln) amidotransferase subunit GatA, with amino-acid sequence MELNKLKLTELVPLISKGEVRPHEIIIDVFKRVQEVEGKVKAYITLTVEKAYDMAREAENAIFSGKKSLLTGIPIAVKDNICTKGILTTCASKILYNFYPPYESTVTSKLLNNKYILIGKTNMDEFAMGSSTENSGFHVTKNPWDLERVPGGSSGGSAAAVAADECIAALGSDTGGSIRQPASFCGVVGLKPTYGRVSRFGLVAFASSLDQIGPITKCVADAALLMNVISGHDPMDSTSAPIESSDFTEYLGKEVKGIKIGIPKEYFIEGMDKEVEERIKDAIKELESLGCIPVEISLPHTEYAVATYYIIATSEASSNLARYDGVKYGLRVQGKDLLEMYMKTRSRGFGTEVKRRIMLGTYSLSAGYYEAYYKKAQQVRTLIKNDFEKAFEKVDFIVTPTAPSPAFKIGEKIDDPLQMYLSDIFTISVNLAGVPAISLPCGFSEKGLPVGLQIIGKPFDEAGILQLAYAYEQSTPWHKMKPLL; translated from the coding sequence TTGGAACTGAACAAATTGAAATTGACAGAGCTTGTCCCGTTAATCTCCAAGGGAGAAGTGAGACCACACGAAATAATAATAGATGTTTTCAAAAGAGTTCAGGAAGTTGAAGGTAAAGTTAAAGCTTATATCACTCTTACTGTTGAAAAAGCCTATGATATGGCAAGAGAGGCTGAAAATGCAATTTTTTCTGGAAAAAAAAGTTTACTAACAGGAATTCCCATAGCAGTTAAAGACAATATCTGCACAAAAGGTATCCTTACTACCTGTGCCTCAAAAATACTTTACAATTTCTATCCTCCCTATGAAAGCACTGTAACCTCAAAACTTTTGAATAATAAATATATCCTTATAGGCAAAACTAACATGGATGAATTTGCCATGGGTTCTTCCACCGAAAATTCAGGATTTCATGTTACAAAAAATCCCTGGGATTTAGAAAGGGTCCCTGGTGGAAGTTCTGGTGGTAGTGCTGCTGCAGTAGCAGCTGATGAATGTATTGCTGCACTTGGCTCTGATACAGGTGGCTCAATAAGGCAACCTGCTTCATTCTGCGGAGTTGTGGGATTAAAACCAACATACGGAAGAGTTTCCAGATTTGGACTTGTTGCGTTTGCATCATCACTTGACCAAATAGGACCAATTACAAAATGTGTAGCTGATGCTGCTTTGTTAATGAATGTGATATCAGGACATGACCCTATGGATTCAACATCTGCTCCTATTGAATCATCTGATTTTACAGAATATCTTGGCAAAGAAGTAAAGGGAATCAAAATAGGAATTCCTAAGGAATATTTTATAGAAGGGATGGATAAAGAGGTTGAAGAAAGGATAAAAGATGCAATTAAGGAACTTGAATCTCTTGGTTGCATACCTGTTGAGATTTCATTGCCTCATACAGAATATGCTGTAGCAACCTATTACATTATAGCTACATCTGAAGCTTCCTCTAATCTCGCCAGATATGATGGTGTAAAATATGGGCTAAGAGTACAGGGTAAAGATTTACTTGAAATGTATATGAAAACTCGCAGTAGAGGTTTTGGAACAGAGGTTAAAAGAAGAATCATGCTTGGAACTTATTCACTTTCAGCTGGATATTATGAAGCATACTATAAAAAAGCCCAGCAAGTAAGGACTCTAATCAAAAATGATTTTGAGAAAGCCTTTGAAAAAGTTGATTTTATTGTAACTCCAACAGCACCATCTCCTGCATTTAAAATTGGTGAAAAAATAGATGATCCACTTCAGATGTATCTTTCTGATATTTTTACAATTTCTGTAAATCTTGCAGGAGTGCCTGCAATATCCCTACCCTGTGGATTTAGTGAAAAGGGATTACCAGTAGGACTACAAATAATAGGAAAACCATTTGATGAAGCAGGGATTTTACAATTAGCCTATGCCTATGAACAATCAACACCATGGCATAAAATGAAACCTCTTTTATAA
- the gatB gene encoding Asp-tRNA(Asn)/Glu-tRNA(Gln) amidotransferase subunit GatB, with product MQYEAVIGLEVHAQLLTESKIFCGCSTQFGAEPNTQVCPVCLGMPGVLPVLNKKAVEYTVKTGLAMNCKIAPYSRFARKNYFYPDLPKGYQISQYELPLCEDGYLEIMLNGTKRKIRIKRIHLEEDAGKNIHDPSGYSFVDFNRTGVPLMEIVSEPDIRSPKEAALYMKKLRAILRYLGVCDGNLEQGSLRCDANVSVRPVGSTEFGVKTEIKNINSFRFVEKALEYEIKRQIKLIENGEKIIQETRLWDSQTGTTQSMRSKEEAHDYRYFPEPDLVPVVVSEDWIEKIKKDMPELPDQKIERFIKEYGLPQYDSEILTEEKALSEWFEEAVKLGGKPKEVANWIMVELLRLLNEEGKDINECSLKPIQLVELIELINKGTINRNTAKEVFEEMYKTGKTAEAIVREKGLTQISDDSVIIEAIKEVMNKNPKEVERFRNGEEKLIGFFVGQVMKITKGKANPKLVNELIFKILKE from the coding sequence ATGCAATACGAAGCAGTGATTGGATTAGAAGTCCATGCTCAACTTTTAACTGAAAGTAAAATATTCTGTGGTTGCTCCACCCAGTTTGGAGCAGAACCAAATACACAGGTATGCCCTGTATGTCTGGGAATGCCAGGGGTGCTTCCTGTGCTTAATAAAAAAGCTGTAGAATACACGGTGAAAACAGGACTGGCTATGAACTGCAAAATTGCTCCTTACAGCAGATTTGCAAGAAAAAACTACTTTTATCCTGACCTTCCAAAAGGTTATCAGATAAGTCAGTATGAGTTACCTCTTTGCGAAGATGGATATCTTGAAATAATGCTTAATGGTACAAAAAGAAAAATTCGCATAAAAAGAATCCATCTTGAAGAAGATGCTGGTAAAAATATACATGACCCATCTGGATACAGTTTTGTTGATTTCAATAGAACAGGAGTGCCTTTAATGGAAATAGTTTCTGAGCCTGATATTCGTTCACCTAAGGAAGCTGCTTTGTATATGAAAAAATTAAGAGCGATACTTAGATATCTCGGAGTCTGTGATGGAAATCTTGAACAGGGCTCTCTTCGTTGCGATGCAAATGTCTCTGTCAGACCCGTTGGCTCAACCGAGTTTGGAGTAAAAACAGAGATTAAAAACATTAATTCCTTTAGATTTGTTGAAAAAGCACTTGAGTATGAAATTAAAAGGCAGATAAAGCTTATAGAAAATGGTGAAAAAATTATACAGGAAACAAGACTTTGGGATTCTCAAACAGGCACAACTCAGTCTATGCGTTCAAAAGAGGAAGCACATGATTATAGATATTTCCCTGAACCAGACCTTGTTCCTGTTGTAGTTTCAGAAGATTGGATTGAAAAAATAAAAAAAGATATGCCTGAACTTCCAGACCAAAAAATTGAAAGATTCATTAAGGAATACGGATTACCTCAATATGATTCAGAGATATTAACCGAGGAAAAAGCACTTTCCGAATGGTTTGAAGAAGCAGTAAAACTTGGTGGAAAGCCTAAGGAAGTAGCTAACTGGATAATGGTTGAACTGTTAAGATTACTCAATGAAGAAGGAAAAGATATAAACGAATGTTCATTAAAACCTATACAACTTGTTGAATTAATTGAGTTAATTAATAAAGGCACAATAAACAGAAATACTGCTAAAGAAGTTTTTGAAGAAATGTATAAAACAGGTAAAACAGCTGAAGCCATTGTCAGGGAAAAAGGACTTACTCAAATATCAGATGATAGTGTTATAATTGAGGCTATAAAAGAAGTTATGAATAAAAATCCTAAAGAAGTTGAAAGATTCAGAAATGGAGAGGAAAAATTGATAGGATTTTTTGTAGGACAAGTGATGAAAATTACCAAGGGGAAAGCAAATCCGAAACTTGTTAATGAACTTATTTTTAAAATTTTAAAAGAATAA
- a CDS encoding branched-chain amino acid transaminase: MFPKTDKIWMDGKFVNWDDAKVHVLTHSLHYGLAVFEGIRCYNTEQGPAVFRLKDHIERLFKSAHIFTLKIPFTEEEIFEAVKETIRVNKINSCYIRPIVFVGYGNMGVYPKNNPIQVAIAVWSWGAYLGEEGLQKGIRVKTSSFIRNHVNSNLSRGKVAGYYVNSQLAKIEAISCGYDEAVLLDTEGYVSEGSGENIFIVRKGILKTTPLTSILEGITRDTVLTIAKDLSIETKEERFTRDELYISDEAFFTGTAAEITPIREVDDRTIGIGSRGPITEKIQNLFFDIVKGKNSKYQRWLDFV, from the coding sequence ATGTTTCCTAAGACAGACAAGATATGGATGGATGGTAAGTTTGTAAATTGGGATGATGCAAAGGTTCATGTTCTAACCCATTCACTTCATTACGGCTTAGCAGTGTTTGAAGGAATAAGGTGTTACAATACTGAACAGGGACCTGCAGTTTTTAGATTAAAAGATCATATTGAAAGACTTTTTAAGTCTGCCCATATTTTTACTCTTAAGATTCCATTTACAGAAGAAGAAATTTTTGAAGCTGTTAAGGAAACTATTAGAGTTAACAAAATTAACTCTTGTTATATCAGACCAATAGTTTTTGTTGGTTACGGTAATATGGGGGTTTATCCTAAAAATAATCCTATTCAGGTTGCGATAGCTGTTTGGAGTTGGGGTGCTTATCTTGGTGAAGAAGGACTTCAAAAGGGGATCAGAGTAAAAACCTCATCTTTTATCAGAAACCATGTTAATTCCAATCTGTCAAGAGGTAAGGTGGCAGGTTACTATGTTAACAGTCAACTTGCAAAAATTGAAGCAATTTCATGTGGATATGATGAGGCTGTATTGCTTGATACAGAAGGATATGTATCTGAAGGAAGTGGTGAAAACATTTTCATTGTTAGAAAAGGGATTTTAAAAACAACACCTTTGACTTCAATTCTTGAAGGAATAACAAGAGATACAGTTCTAACTATTGCTAAAGATTTAAGTATAGAGACAAAAGAGGAAAGATTTACAAGAGATGAACTTTATATTTCAGATGAGGCATTTTTTACAGGGACTGCTGCTGAAATTACTCCAATCAGAGAGGTTGATGATAGAACAATAGGAATTGGAAGTCGGGGACCAATAACTGAAAAAATTCAAAATTTATTTTTTGATATCGTTAAAGGTAAAAATTCTAAATATCAACGCTGGCTGGATTTTGTTTAA
- the extJ gene encoding selenite/tellurite reduction operon protein ExtJ yields the protein MMKKAIALIVVLTFLLGVAFVSFAAEAKKASEVKGTVTKIEGKKLTIKQADGKEVTVEVKDVKGIKVGDKVTVKDGVVTKDKGKEGTSGSKKKKAVEGC from the coding sequence ATGATGAAGAAGGCTATTGCATTAATTGTTGTATTGACATTTCTTTTAGGAGTTGCTTTTGTTTCCTTTGCTGCTGAGGCTAAAAAAGCATCTGAAGTAAAAGGAACGGTTACAAAGATTGAAGGTAAAAAACTTACCATCAAACAGGCTGATGGTAAAGAAGTTACAGTTGAGGTAAAAGATGTAAAAGGGATTAAGGTTGGAGACAAAGTTACAGTTAAGGATGGTGTTGTAACAAAAGATAAAGGTAAAGAAGGAACTTCTGGCTCAAAGAAAAAGAAAGCTGTTGAAGGTTGTTAA
- the nrfD gene encoding NrfD/PsrC family molybdoenzyme membrane anchor subunit, whose translation MIELSITGTNAITFPHLEVWDWRIVIYLFLGGLSAGMLVMCSIANLRIPKQPVEELAQCVRAPLIAFITLAIGAQFIMIDLGKPQSLIWGFLTFQPLSLMSWGTWGVPAVLLGNALYILAVIPKEQRHRLKLPFLIKLAEKFAPKMRTIAKLNFALGIFLGIYTGVLLSSFAAIPLWNNATLPILFLVSALSSGAAMIVIIAKKPEIKFLFTKIDIWLIVAELVVILLFFYGLYTSTAPYKKAIEPFFSLTSEHFIFSIALIAIFLLLPLALRIKLGELKEFEDGFHGEFTKAQIFRMNFAAVLVLAGTLILRAAIVYAGQLTKLSPY comes from the coding sequence ATGATAGAACTAAGTATAACTGGAACAAATGCAATAACCTTTCCCCATTTAGAGGTTTGGGATTGGAGAATAGTAATATATTTATTTCTTGGTGGACTTTCTGCAGGAATGCTTGTTATGTGTTCAATTGCTAACTTAAGAATTCCAAAACAACCTGTGGAAGAGCTTGCCCAGTGTGTGAGAGCTCCTCTTATTGCTTTTATAACTCTTGCTATTGGTGCTCAGTTCATAATGATAGACCTCGGTAAACCTCAAAGTCTTATCTGGGGTTTTTTAACGTTTCAACCTCTTTCTCTCATGTCTTGGGGTACATGGGGAGTTCCAGCTGTTTTATTGGGAAATGCACTTTATATCTTAGCTGTAATTCCTAAGGAACAAAGGCATCGCTTAAAATTACCATTTTTAATAAAACTTGCAGAAAAGTTTGCTCCAAAAATGAGGACAATTGCAAAATTGAATTTTGCTCTTGGAATATTTCTTGGAATTTATACAGGTGTGCTTTTAAGCTCTTTTGCAGCGATCCCTCTTTGGAATAATGCAACACTACCAATTCTCTTTTTAGTCTCTGCTCTTTCTTCTGGTGCAGCTATGATAGTTATTATTGCAAAAAAGCCAGAAATAAAGTTTCTTTTTACAAAGATTGATATATGGTTAATCGTTGCAGAGCTTGTGGTTATACTTCTTTTCTTTTATGGACTTTATACATCAACAGCACCATACAAGAAAGCAATTGAGCCTTTCTTTTCACTAACAAGTGAACATTTTATTTTTAGCATAGCGCTGATAGCTATATTTCTACTATTACCTCTTGCATTAAGAATCAAACTTGGTGAACTAAAAGAGTTTGAAGACGGATTTCATGGAGAGTTTACTAAGGCTCAGATTTTTAGAATGAATTTTGCAGCAGTGCTTGTTCTTGCCGGAACACTGATTTTAAGAGCAGCAATAGTTTATGCAGGACAGTTAACAAAACTGTCACCATATTGA
- a CDS encoding 4Fe-4S dicluster domain-containing protein, giving the protein MPRYVMVIDVEKCIGCMACVIACKKENNVPEEHFRTRVVEEVRGEFPSLRMELRSELCNHCEEAPCIDACPTRASHRAKDGTVQIDRKKCIGCKACILACPYDARYSHPKGYADKCSFCEHRLKEGKKPACVETCLGKSRIFGDLEDSNSEVAELLRKYDSSVRLEFAGTRPRVFYIKKKFAGGL; this is encoded by the coding sequence ATGCCAAGGTATGTCATGGTAATAGACGTGGAAAAATGTATTGGATGCATGGCTTGTGTAATTGCCTGTAAAAAAGAAAACAATGTGCCTGAAGAGCATTTCAGAACCCGCGTTGTAGAAGAAGTAAGAGGAGAATTCCCGAGTCTTAGAATGGAATTAAGAAGTGAACTCTGTAATCATTGTGAAGAAGCTCCATGCATAGATGCTTGTCCAACGAGAGCATCTCACAGGGCAAAGGATGGAACAGTTCAGATAGACAGAAAAAAATGTATAGGCTGTAAAGCCTGTATTTTAGCGTGTCCTTATGATGCAAGATATTCTCATCCTAAGGGATATGCAGATAAATGCTCCTTCTGTGAACATAGACTTAAGGAAGGCAAAAAACCTGCCTGTGTTGAAACATGTCTTGGAAAGTCAAGAATATTTGGAGATCTTGAAGACTCAAACAGTGAAGTAGCGGAATTGTTAAGAAAATATGATTCATCTGTGAGACTTGAGTTTGCTGGAACGCGCCCCAGAGTTTTTTACATTAAAAAGAAATTTGCAGGAGGTCTATGA
- a CDS encoding molybdopterin-containing oxidoreductase family protein: MSITRRDFLKIAAVTGGVAAASTPVVKSVLALGKKPVSLPQYVPTTCEMCFWRCGVIAKVVDGKVVKLDGNPLHPNSRGKLCARGHGGIGLLYDSDRLKTPLINTGSRGEAKFKKASWDEALGYVADRMQKIKEKYGAESVGLLTHGTVSTYFMHLLQAFGSPNFAMPSFALCRGARGVAFELTFGEDVGNPERLDLQNSKAIVLIGSHLGENAHNSQCQEFAEAVGKGATVIVLDPRFSTAAGKAKYWLPIKPTTDLAILLAWINIIINEGLYDKDYVAKYTTGFNEVSQAVKEYTPEWAEKETEIPAGRIVETARVLGKNKPNVLIHPGRHTAWYSDNVQRQRAVAILTAILGAYGRPGGIYLNPKKKLEPVFLSDKDYPEPQKPAINKGNYPFAGEEGVTHAIVKATLTEDPYPIKAWFITGTNIMKAMPNQRDTLNAVQRLDLLVAVDMMPYDGVMLADVVLPECTYLERHDDFFTVKERSFGISFRQPVVQPMYDTKPGWWIAKELGKRLGLEEYFPWNTFDDFLKAKAEAWGIDYAELGQKGYIDFPESAKPYLSQGEDYKFKTPSGKIELYSNELKKHGFDPIPKYTKHEQPSEGWFRLIYGRAPVHTFSRTTNNPSLWELMEENVAWINAKVAKRMGLKHGDYIVLVNQDGVKSNKVRAKVTERIRPDCIYLVHGFCSTSKLLHRAYLRGADDQQLITKYAIDPISGSVGMRVNFVKITKEV, translated from the coding sequence ATGAGTATTACCAGGAGAGATTTTCTCAAAATTGCAGCTGTAACAGGCGGTGTCGCGGCAGCAAGCACCCCAGTTGTAAAATCTGTATTAGCTCTTGGCAAAAAACCTGTTTCTTTGCCCCAGTATGTTCCTACTACCTGTGAAATGTGTTTTTGGCGCTGTGGCGTGATAGCCAAGGTTGTGGATGGCAAAGTTGTTAAACTTGATGGCAATCCTCTACATCCAAACTCTCGTGGAAAGCTTTGCGCAAGAGGACATGGCGGTATAGGACTTCTTTATGATTCTGACAGGCTAAAAACTCCGCTAATTAATACAGGCTCAAGAGGTGAGGCTAAATTTAAAAAAGCATCATGGGATGAAGCCTTAGGATATGTGGCTGACAGGATGCAGAAAATTAAAGAAAAATACGGAGCAGAATCAGTAGGATTACTAACTCATGGAACTGTATCAACATATTTTATGCATTTACTTCAGGCTTTTGGCTCACCAAATTTTGCCATGCCTTCATTTGCTCTCTGTAGAGGTGCAAGAGGTGTTGCTTTTGAACTTACCTTTGGAGAGGATGTAGGAAATCCGGAAAGACTTGACCTACAAAATAGCAAAGCAATTGTTCTCATAGGAAGTCATCTTGGTGAAAATGCCCACAATTCTCAATGTCAAGAATTTGCTGAAGCTGTAGGAAAAGGTGCTACAGTTATTGTTCTTGACCCAAGATTTTCAACTGCAGCAGGTAAGGCAAAATACTGGTTACCAATAAAACCTACAACTGATTTAGCAATTTTACTTGCATGGATTAATATAATCATAAATGAAGGACTCTATGATAAAGATTATGTAGCAAAATACACCACAGGCTTTAATGAAGTCTCGCAAGCAGTAAAGGAATATACTCCAGAATGGGCAGAAAAAGAGACAGAAATTCCTGCGGGACGTATTGTTGAGACCGCGAGAGTATTAGGTAAAAATAAACCCAATGTTTTAATACATCCGGGTAGACACACTGCTTGGTATTCTGATAATGTTCAGAGACAACGTGCTGTTGCTATTTTGACAGCAATTCTTGGAGCCTATGGAAGACCTGGAGGCATATATCTAAATCCAAAGAAAAAACTTGAACCTGTATTTCTTTCAGACAAAGATTATCCTGAGCCACAAAAACCAGCGATAAATAAGGGAAACTATCCTTTTGCAGGAGAAGAGGGAGTAACACATGCTATTGTAAAGGCAACTCTTACAGAGGATCCCTATCCAATAAAAGCATGGTTTATAACGGGAACAAACATAATGAAGGCTATGCCAAATCAAAGGGATACTCTGAATGCTGTCCAAAGGCTTGACTTGCTTGTGGCAGTTGACATGATGCCTTATGACGGAGTCATGCTTGCTGATGTGGTCCTTCCTGAGTGCACCTATCTGGAAAGACATGATGACTTTTTTACAGTGAAAGAAAGAAGTTTTGGAATATCTTTCCGTCAGCCTGTGGTTCAGCCAATGTATGATACAAAACCTGGCTGGTGGATAGCAAAAGAGCTTGGTAAAAGGCTTGGTCTTGAAGAATACTTTCCATGGAATACCTTTGATGACTTTTTGAAAGCAAAAGCTGAAGCTTGGGGAATTGATTACGCTGAACTTGGCCAAAAGGGATATATTGACTTCCCAGAGAGTGCTAAACCCTATCTTTCTCAAGGAGAGGATTATAAATTTAAAACGCCTTCAGGCAAAATTGAACTTTACAGTAATGAATTGAAAAAACATGGCTTTGATCCTATTCCAAAATATACAAAACATGAACAACCTTCTGAAGGGTGGTTTAGGCTCATATATGGAAGAGCACCAGTTCATACATTTTCACGAACAACAAATAATCCTTCACTTTGGGAACTTATGGAAGAAAATGTAGCTTGGATAAATGCAAAAGTTGCAAAAAGAATGGGACTGAAGCATGGAGATTACATTGTTTTGGTAAATCAGGATGGAGTAAAAAGTAACAAAGTTAGAGCAAAGGTGACAGAAAGAATTAGACCAGACTGCATTTATCTTGTTCATGGATTTTGTTCAACATCAAAACTTCTTCACAGAGCATATTTAAGAGGTGCTGATGATCAGCAGTTGATAACAAAATATGCAATTGACCCAATTTCTGGAAGTGTAGGTATGAGGGTGAACTTTGTGAAGATTACTAAGGAGGTCTAA
- a CDS encoding ubiquinol-cytochrome c reductase iron-sulfur subunit, translating into MIIDKEKMDIKRRFFLKKMLKLFFTFVALIFSFLGLSLLKPANPKKKEYSYYEIPEDKIPKEGVKKINIEIGNLQKSLKIYLVNDGDSIIALSPVCTHLGCFVNFDKNSNEFICPCHGGKYDSEGKVLKCPPKEPLQRLPVKIENKKIFVGIKI; encoded by the coding sequence GTGATAATTGATAAAGAAAAAATGGATATAAAAAGAAGGTTCTTTCTAAAGAAAATGCTAAAACTATTTTTTACTTTTGTAGCATTAATATTTTCTTTTTTAGGGCTATCACTCTTAAAACCTGCAAATCCTAAAAAAAAGGAATACAGTTACTATGAAATACCAGAGGATAAGATTCCGAAAGAAGGAGTAAAAAAAATTAATATAGAAATTGGAAACTTGCAAAAATCCTTAAAAATCTATCTTGTAAATGACGGAGATTCAATAATTGCTCTTTCTCCTGTATGCACCCATCTCGGCTGTTTTGTAAATTTTGATAAAAATTCCAATGAATTTATATGTCCATGCCATGGTGGAAAATATGACAGTGAAGGGAAAGTCTTGAAATGTCCACCCAAAGAGCCTCTTCAAAGACTTCCTGTTAAAATAGAAAATAAAAAGATTTTTGTGGGAATAAAAATATGA
- a CDS encoding cytochrome b N-terminal domain-containing protein has protein sequence MNLIDWFLDRFRLKSTHRGIFDRDIPEGINYFYCFGGIAFTAFLICLVSGLFLSFHYIPSEKEAYQSILRIHEEVFLGKLLRGIHKWSANVLIVSIIIHSIRVFVTKSYRPPRELNWIVGLITFVIVMLEGFTGYLLPWDQKAYWATVVGTNIVGSIPFVGQALLLIVRGDYEVSGATLSRFYSLHVLWFPGLIILLLWAHFHMIKKLGISKPL, from the coding sequence ATGAACCTCATTGATTGGTTTCTTGATAGATTCAGACTTAAATCTACTCATAGAGGCATTTTTGATAGAGACATCCCTGAAGGAATCAATTATTTTTACTGTTTCGGTGGTATTGCCTTTACTGCCTTTCTTATATGTCTCGTATCAGGGTTATTCCTTTCCTTTCATTATATTCCTTCTGAAAAAGAAGCCTATCAAAGCATTTTAAGAATTCATGAAGAGGTTTTCTTAGGAAAACTTCTCAGAGGAATTCACAAGTGGTCTGCCAATGTCTTGATTGTAAGCATAATTATTCATTCAATTAGGGTTTTTGTAACTAAAAGCTATCGTCCACCAAGAGAGCTTAATTGGATTGTGGGTTTAATTACCTTTGTTATTGTAATGCTTGAGGGCTTTACAGGATATCTACTACCATGGGATCAAAAGGCATATTGGGCTACAGTGGTTGGAACAAACATAGTAGGTAGTATTCCTTTTGTTGGTCAAGCTTTGCTACTGATTGTAAGAGGAGATTATGAGGTATCAGGTGCTACTCTTTCAAGATTTTATAGTCTTCATGTGCTGTGGTTTCCAGGTCTCATCATTCTTCTGCTTTGGGCACATTTTCATATGATTAAAAAACTCGGAATATCAAAGCCTCTATGA
- a CDS encoding cryptochrome/photolyase family protein has translation MYRRVIFWFKRDLRIDDNRALFEACQNSFEVIPVFIFIPSILERFKSYDRRTGFLIESLKHLSKEIEKKGGRLYCFHDEPQRVFLTLIRKYGIQAIFTNRAFSWSGEEVEETVKKLCLNEGVDFVTFNDNFLAEIDKIPYRKIYSKFYRYWEQNLRLTEVSSPERINTPKLNEPEIDIVASEISHEKNIVWKPDFGIRRLKEFDFNRYEELRDRLDIDGTSKLSPYIRFGLISLRKIYRVASEAAGQDCQFIKELAWREFWYHIKLNFPQFKNLEFQEKRRKIRWQNDEKLYKAFIEAKTGYPLIDAAIIQLKQENWMHNRARMIVASFLTKDLMIDWRWGESFFMEHLIDYDEVVNVGNWQWNASVGPDPKPLRIFNPIIQAKKFDPDCKFIKKYLPSLKKLPSFMLHDPLTHRLPYHKPIVNHFERLILIKKLYS, from the coding sequence CTGTATTTATTTTTATCCCGAGCATACTTGAAAGATTTAAAAGTTATGATAGAAGAACTGGATTTCTAATAGAATCCCTCAAACACTTAAGCAAAGAGATAGAGAAGAAGGGTGGAAGATTGTACTGCTTTCATGATGAACCACAAAGGGTTTTTCTTACTTTAATAAGAAAATATGGAATTCAGGCTATTTTTACAAATAGGGCTTTCTCCTGGAGTGGGGAAGAAGTAGAGGAAACAGTAAAAAAACTCTGTTTAAATGAAGGTGTTGATTTTGTAACCTTTAATGATAACTTTCTTGCTGAAATAGATAAGATTCCTTACAGGAAAATATATTCAAAATTTTACAGATACTGGGAACAGAATCTTAGGCTCACAGAGGTATCCTCTCCAGAAAGAATTAATACACCTAAGCTTAATGAACCAGAGATTGATATAGTAGCCTCTGAGATAAGCCATGAAAAAAACATAGTGTGGAAGCCAGATTTTGGGATAAGAAGACTTAAGGAATTTGATTTTAACAGATATGAAGAGTTGCGCGATAGATTGGATATTGATGGAACATCAAAGCTTTCACCCTATATAAGATTTGGATTAATCTCCTTAAGAAAAATCTACAGAGTAGCCTCAGAGGCTGCTGGGCAGGATTGTCAATTCATAAAGGAGCTGGCTTGGAGAGAGTTTTGGTATCATATAAAGCTAAATTTCCCTCAATTTAAAAACTTAGAGTTTCAGGAAAAAAGAAGAAAGATAAGATGGCAAAACGATGAAAAACTTTACAAAGCCTTTATTGAGGCAAAAACAGGTTATCCCTTGATTGATGCAGCAATTATTCAGCTAAAGCAGGAAAACTGGATGCATAACAGAGCAAGAATGATAGTCGCATCCTTCTTAACTAAGGATTTAATGATTGATTGGAGATGGGGAGAAAGCTTTTTTATGGAGCATCTCATTGATTATGATGAAGTGGTAAATGTAGGAAATTGGCAGTGGAATGCCTCTGTAGGTCCAGATCCTAAACCTTTAAGAATCTTTAATCCTATAATTCAAGCTAAAAAATTTGATCCTGACTGCAAATTTATAAAGAAGTATTTACCCTCACTAAAGAAACTACCAAGTTTTATGCTACATGATCCTTTAACCCACAGACTGCCTTACCATAAACCCATAGTGAATCACTTTGAAAGATTGATTCTCATTAAAAAACTTTACAGCTAA